TGCGGATGTCCGCGAAGCGCGTGGTGCCGAACCAGCCCCGTGCGGCGGAGTGCCGCAACAGCCGGTCGATGGCGAAGAGGAGCGCCACCAGCGCCAGCGAGGAGGCGATGCGTCCCGGCCACTTCGGCTCGTGGACGTGGCCCGCCTCGTGCGCGACCGCGGCGAGGAGCTCGTCCGGCGCGAGCTCCTGGAGCAGGACATCGTTGAGCACGATGGTGCGCGTGGGACCCTGGCCCGCGAAATAGGCCTGGAGGCGCTTGCTGGCCACCGACGTCTTCTCCACCAGCACGTCCTGGAAGGGGATGTCCGCGCTCGCCATCAGCGCGGTGATGCGCTCGCGCACGGGCCCCTGCTCCAGGGGCTTCTGGTCGAAGAAGACACGGCTGCGGTAGGGGTCGAGCGCCGAGGACACCAGCAGCAGCAGCGCCGAGGGGATTCCCAGCACCAGCCACCAGCGCTTCACCCGCCTCGCCAGCCCGTAAAGGCCCAGCACCAGCGCCGAGGTGGCCACTCCCTCCACGGCAATGCCCTTGAGCTCGTCCAGCGCGTACCGCAGCGGCGTGTACGCGGACATGCCGTAGCGGTGCTCCAGCACGTAGCCAAAGTACGTGTTCGACGGCGCGTAGACGAGCTCGAGGAAGAGATCCACGAACAGCGCGAAGAGAATGGCCGCGCCCCAGCCCGGCTCTCCCCACAGCCGATCCATGGCCTGGATGACGACGCGCAGGACCGGCGCCGTCCGTAGGAATTCGAGCCGCTGGGTCAGCCAGCCCGCACAGGACTCGGCTCCCCGGTAGAAGGGCCGCACCAGCACCCCCAGGATGAACAACAGGACTCCCAGGTAGACGGCGGGGCTCACCGCGCTCCGGATGTAGAGCGGCAGGTGGTAGGCCTTGATCTCCGCGAGCTGCTCGGGGGTGAAGATGGGGTCCATGGGTCGGAGTATCGTAGACCCTCACCCCAACCCTCTCCCAGAGGGAGAGGGGGTTTGTTCAGGAGTGCGGCCCGGTCTCGGCTGGCTCGGACGGCACCGGCGTCGCGTCCGTGTCCGCCAACAGCAGTGCCTTCATCTTCTCCAGGCTCTTGCGCGTCTTGTCCACGAACGCGTTCTGCGAACCGATTCGCTCCGCCGCCTCCAGCGTCCTCTCGTAGATGTTGATGGACTTGGTCAGCAGCACCCGCACCTTCTTGCGCAACTCCTCGCGGTACACCTGCGCCTCCTCCGCGTCCAGCTCCGCCGGCGCCGGCGAGTTCACCAGGTGCTCGTACAGGTTCTCGTACATCGTCCCGATCTGCGAACCCGCCGCCGTCGCCCAGTGGCCGTTGCCCACCCGGATGGAACGCAGGTAGTGCCCCTGCGCCGACAGCAGCAGCTCCGCCTTGTAGTTCAGATCGTTCGCCAGCGCGTCGCTGCCCTTGGCCGGATCCAACTTCACCGTCTCGTAGTGCAGCCGGTAGATCTCCCCGATGAAGAAGTGCGCCTGCGCCGGGAAGTAGTCCTCGACCTCGTCCTTGTCCGCCAGCCCCTCGTACGTGCCCAGCGCCTTGCGCAGCGTGGTCTCCGCCTTCTCCGACTGCCCCGACTCCAGCTCGCACACGCCCTGCTGCACCTG
This is a stretch of genomic DNA from Archangium violaceum. It encodes these proteins:
- a CDS encoding M48 family metalloprotease, with amino-acid sequence MDPIFTPEQLAEIKAYHLPLYIRSAVSPAVYLGVLLFILGVLVRPFYRGAESCAGWLTQRLEFLRTAPVLRVVIQAMDRLWGEPGWGAAILFALFVDLFLELVYAPSNTYFGYVLEHRYGMSAYTPLRYALDELKGIAVEGVATSALVLGLYGLARRVKRWWLVLGIPSALLLLVSSALDPYRSRVFFDQKPLEQGPVRERITALMASADIPFQDVLVEKTSVASKRLQAYFAGQGPTRTIVLNDVLLQELAPDELLAAVAHEAGHVHEPKWPGRIASSLALVALLFAIDRLLRHSAARGWFGTTRFADIRTLPLLWLLTFVIFFLSTPLSAAFSREREREADRYALRLTQDPDAFRRMLVKAARVNKMDPEPPRWVVLKGHSHPPIGERLAAVPPPAPGPQTPPAARDVP
- a CDS encoding tetratricopeptide repeat protein, translating into MSATWRKWVLVGVVGLVGCRTTGTAVRDTETPRHQVQFEPVTVTGDLELASLNDEELFAGGTSAFAANDFAKAARYFGRLADFFPDSQHRRAALYNAGLAHERLEQWEDANLRFSELADAEKGTGDALDAAFRLAETHYHLERFADAAKVLSTIAAREDLPVGKRLEAQVQQGVCELESGQSEKAETTLRKALGTYEGLADKDEVEDYFPAQAHFFIGEIYRLHYETVKLDPAKGSDALANDLNYKAELLLSAQGHYLRSIRVGNGHWATAAGSQIGTMYENLYEHLVNSPAPAELDAEEAQVYREELRKKVRVLLTKSINIYERTLEAAERIGSQNAFVDKTRKSLEKMKALLLADTDATPVPSEPAETGPHS